TCGACAAAGTTTAGCTTGCTGAGACCGTATTCTCCTGTAATAAAATGTACTCCTATGTGCGCAAAATTCATACAAGCATAACCATTGATCAGGCTTCAGAACAGATTAGTGTCATTAGAACATCCAGAAGGGCGCATTGCTCTCAATTTGATTACTGCTTTCCACCTTCAGTCTGAAAATTCTGCTGGATAATTGGATGATATATATCGATCTGATTTAGTCTGAAATTTCTGCTAGATAATTGGATGATAATATTAATCTGAAAGGCTTGGGCAAacaatttggtcaaacttgatcATTGCCACAACAGAGTGAAGATAATCCTTGCTCAGAGATACAGACGGAAAGCACAGACTGTAGAATCTAGAAACAAGAGAACCAGCAGCTACTCAAAGAACAATATCATCATAGATACGCAAACACCTACGGGCAACTCATCCCAAGCAGGCCAACGCCACACGAACTCTAAATGCGACTTTATCTCAAGGATAAACGAAATGAATATCCTCATCCGATCCCGAGGTTCAATCCTCTGTCGGCGGCTCGACGGCCTCGCCCTCGGCAGCCTTGggcgctgcctcctcctcggaCGGCggggcggccttggcggcggccgagcgGGACTTGACGAAAtcaaggaggcggcggctgacCTCCTTGGAGTAGAGCTGCAGGGCCTCGATGCCTTCCtcgacggaggcggcggccccgccggtgacggcggcggcgtcgaaggcctcggcctcgatggcgcgcgccgcggggtcggcgtcggcggccggcACGGCGCCGTAGCGCTTGCAGAGGATGGTGTCGCCCGCGAGGGTGTCCACCAGGCGGCGCACCACGGCGTCCCGCGTCCGCTGCGTCGGCGGCCAGATGCTGAACGAGAACGAGGCGGGCATGTCGTccccggcggtggcggcggcggggtgctCGTCGGTGGACATGCCGCGGAACCTTCTAGGCTAAGACTCAAAACCCTAGGTAAAGGTAGGTAGGCAGGCAGGCCGTTCGATCGGTTCTCTCGGTGTGGGAGATTTTAAAGGCGGTGGCGATCGAGTGCGGTGGTGCGTCTTTGTAATTGATGGTTTGTTCGAGGGGGTTGCCGTGGCGTCAAGAAACGGAAGGGGGAGAGAGCCGGAGTGGTGgcgaggaaaaggaaaagagcgAGAGAGAGTTTTTCGTGGAGAATGCAATCGAACGGTTGGTGGGGTGGCTGTTTTAATGCTCGTTTTGTTGGCCCGTTGCTTCCGCGCTTGCTGTTCGTAGTTTGAATTGCAACGTTCAAATCGAGCCAGGAATGGCAGGAAATCTGGATGGATTCAAAGAAATCAGTGCGAGAGTATTTACTGTGCAGCATTTGATTTGCAAGATACGGTAgtaattatttattttattttgaggaaggtagtatttctttattttgtttgaggAAGGGAGTAATTTTGTTTCCAGAGGAGCTAAAATTCTTCTGACCATTGGCAGTGGTAGCAGTATACCATTCTCCCTGCCAGGCTGCCAGTCGCGATCTGACCGAGGAGGAAAAGTTTGGCCTGATCCCAACACGTCACGGAGCCGAATCGGTCGGATTCGGCTCGGGCTGCTCGTACGGACTTgcacgtttttttttatcgacTTTATCTTTGGCGTACGCACGACGGCCCAGTAGGCCAGTAGAACTAGAACCTCCACCGTCCGACGATCGGTCCAAGTCCAATCGACCGTTACTCCCATGCCACGCTCGCCGTCACCTTCGCAGTGAGAAGTCATGGGACGGTGCGGGCCAGCTCGATCGGGGGCTCCTCGCATAGCAGATCCCCTTCGGGGTGGATCCACGAGTTTAGCGTTTGAACCGTGGTTCATGACAATTTActgtgtgtttggttggagttCAGGATTAGTCCGTTCTCTGTTTGGAGTAGGATGATGAAATTATCCCATGCACACGTAAGGCAGTGTATGGTTTCAGAGCAAGGTTAACGGAATGGAATGGGTCTATTTTTGTAAGAATGAAATGTAATGAAACGGTTCCGGTTCTATATTTTAGGAACCAAACACTTCAACCACTGATTTCATTTGAAGCCATATGATTTCTAATTTTTAGAGAAATGAGATGGTTAGACGTATTGAGTGAATATTCCCTTTTAAGGGACTATATGGTTCCATTCTAATTTTCTATATTATATTCTagaaccaaacacaagaaTCATCTC
This is a stretch of genomic DNA from Brachypodium distachyon strain Bd21 chromosome 1, Brachypodium_distachyon_v3.0, whole genome shotgun sequence. It encodes these proteins:
- the LOC100844614 gene encoding MFP1 attachment factor 1, with the translated sequence MSTDEHPAAATAGDDMPASFSFSIWPPTQRTRDAVVRRLVDTLAGDTILCKRYGAVPAADADPAARAIEAEAFDAAAVTGGAAASVEEGIEALQLYSKEVSRRLLDFVKSRSAAAKAAPPSEEEAAPKAAEGEAVEPPTED